From the genome of Pseudomonas sp. AB6, one region includes:
- a CDS encoding methyl-accepting chemotaxis protein, which yields MKNWTLRQRISASFAVIIAIMLLMVVVSYTRLLSIQSSEEKVETDALPGLYYSTMVRSAWVNSYLATLQLFSEDQGRVLTPAEISNFKGYEDTLVGELNNYRKTVFDAEDQASVDEFEKQHADYIKITNEVLALYQANDFVKAHNLFASQMEPSWNRGRALLTSLIVQNKQSADRSMASIASTVLSAKISMGVSLLIAIIAAVFCGLLLMRAIMAPMRRIVWVLDIMRAGDLSKRLNLGRKDEFGAVETGFNDMMAELTGLVSQAQRSSVQVTTSVTEIAATSKQQQATATETAATTTEIGATSREIAATSRDLVRTMTEVTTAADQASILAGSGQQGLARMEETMHSVMGAADLVNAKLAILNEKAGNINQVVVTIVKVADQTNLLSLNAAIEAEKAGEYGRGFAVVATEVRRLADQTAVATYDIEQMVREIQSAVSAGVMGMDKFSEEVRRGMFEVTQVGEQLSQIIHQVQALAPRVLMVNEGMQAQATGAEQINQALVQLGDASSQTVDSLRQASFAIDELSQVAVGLRSGVSRFKV from the coding sequence GTGAAGAATTGGACATTGCGCCAGCGAATATCGGCGAGTTTCGCTGTGATTATCGCCATCATGTTATTGATGGTTGTCGTGTCGTATACCCGGCTGTTATCGATTCAATCCAGTGAAGAGAAGGTTGAAACCGACGCCCTTCCTGGTCTTTATTACAGCACCATGGTTCGCAGTGCTTGGGTAAACAGTTACCTCGCTACCTTACAGTTGTTCAGTGAAGACCAAGGCAGAGTGCTCACGCCTGCCGAAATCAGCAATTTCAAAGGCTACGAAGATACGTTGGTCGGTGAACTGAATAACTACCGCAAGACGGTTTTCGACGCCGAGGATCAGGCGTCTGTCGATGAGTTTGAGAAACAGCATGCTGACTATATAAAGATCACCAATGAGGTGCTCGCCCTCTATCAAGCCAATGATTTTGTTAAGGCACACAACCTGTTTGCCTCACAAATGGAACCCTCGTGGAACCGGGGCCGCGCGTTGCTGACGTCGTTGATCGTCCAAAACAAACAATCGGCAGACCGGTCGATGGCTTCAATCGCGTCAACGGTGCTTTCCGCGAAAATCAGCATGGGTGTCTCCTTGCTGATTGCCATCATTGCCGCAGTTTTCTGCGGACTACTGTTGATGCGCGCGATCATGGCGCCAATGCGGCGGATCGTCTGGGTGCTCGACATCATGCGCGCCGGTGACCTTAGCAAGCGCTTGAACCTGGGACGTAAAGATGAGTTTGGCGCAGTAGAAACTGGTTTCAACGACATGATGGCCGAGCTGACCGGTCTGGTCTCACAGGCCCAGCGATCATCAGTACAAGTCACCACCTCGGTCACTGAAATCGCCGCTACGTCCAAGCAACAGCAAGCTACGGCTACCGAAACCGCTGCCACTACCACTGAAATTGGCGCAACGTCTCGAGAAATTGCAGCAACGTCTCGGGATCTGGTACGCACCATGACGGAAGTCACCACCGCCGCCGATCAAGCTTCGATCCTCGCCGGATCTGGCCAGCAAGGCTTGGCGCGTATGGAAGAAACCATGCACTCGGTCATGGGCGCCGCCGATCTGGTAAATGCCAAGCTGGCGATCCTTAACGAGAAAGCCGGCAACATCAATCAAGTGGTTGTGACCATTGTCAAAGTCGCCGACCAGACCAATCTGCTCTCACTTAACGCAGCCATTGAAGCGGAAAAAGCCGGCGAGTATGGGCGCGGATTTGCGGTGGTTGCGACTGAAGTTCGGCGTCTGGCTGACCAGACGGCTGTGGCCACCTACGACATTGAGCAAATGGTTCGCGAAATTCAGTCCGCAGTGTCTGCGGGCGTGATGGGTATGGACAAATTCTCTGAAGAGGTCCGGCGCGGCATGTTCGAGGTGACCCAAGTCGGCGAGCAACTCTCACAGATTATTCATCAAGTGCAGGCGCTGGCGCCGCGCGTGTTGATGGTCAATGAAGGTATGCAGGCCCAGGCGACGGGTGCCGAACAGATCAACCAGGCGCTGGTGCAATTGGGTGACGCCAGTAGCCAGACGGTTGATTCGCTGCGCCAAGCCAGCTTCGCTATCGACGAGTTGAGTCAGGTGGCGGTTGGGTTGCGAAGTGGCGTGTCGCGTTTCAAAGTTTGA
- a CDS encoding chemotaxis protein CheW, protein MIEQSAKRGASPPRSTLFLLFLIGQDRYALEAVDIAEVLPRLQLKPIAQTPHWVAGVFAHRGTMVPVIDLSALTFGHPAQARTSTRLVLVNYRPDADRPSQLLGLILEQATETLRCLPAEFKHYGLDNPQALYLGPVREDEKGLLQWVRVQDLLSDPVRELLYPVKSSDIELFEGEP, encoded by the coding sequence ATGATTGAGCAATCGGCCAAGCGGGGCGCCTCACCGCCACGGAGCACCTTATTTCTGCTGTTTCTCATCGGCCAAGACCGTTACGCGCTGGAGGCGGTGGATATCGCAGAAGTATTACCGCGCCTGCAGCTCAAACCCATTGCCCAGACACCGCATTGGGTGGCGGGCGTGTTCGCGCATCGGGGCACTATGGTGCCGGTTATCGACCTTAGCGCGCTGACCTTCGGCCATCCTGCACAGGCTCGGACCAGTACTCGGCTGGTGTTAGTGAACTATCGACCGGACGCCGATCGTCCTAGCCAACTGCTTGGCCTGATTCTCGAACAAGCGACCGAAACCTTGCGTTGCCTTCCTGCCGAGTTCAAACATTACGGGTTGGATAACCCCCAGGCGCTTTATCTGGGGCCAGTACGTGAGGATGAAAAAGGCTTGTTGCAATGGGTGCGAGTGCAGGACTTGCTCAGTGATCCCGTGCGCGAACTGCTTTACCCCGTGAAGTCTTCGGACATCGAGCTTTTTGAGGGTGAACCATGA
- a CDS encoding CheR family methyltransferase, which yields MSSDQHFFTFLKNRIGLDVASVGEAIIERAVRQRSILAKSQSIEDYWQLLLTSATEQQALIEAVIVPETWFFRYPESFATLGKLAQARLAELMGVRPLRILSLPCSTGEEPYSIAMALFDTGLMPQQFQIDAVDISPLSIERAQHGIYGKNSFRGEHIEFRDRHFSAKDDSWLISERVQAQVSFQPGNVLDPGLFSAQPAYDFVFCRNLLIYFDLATQQRVFNVLKGWTRVDGVLFIGPAEGNLLARLGMRSIGVAQSFAFSRHADNVPEPVATGVAPPLSRPLTPVTWPSTPRPLVARPSITTLTQRSSIEPAAVDTDAASLLSTIAALANQGRSAEARAGCERFLQLFEPSAQVFYWLGLLSDLGGQRLEAQSLYRKALYLQPQHPEALAQLAALLTSQGDLAGARRLHERATRSLGKDGHKP from the coding sequence ATGAGCAGTGACCAACACTTTTTTACCTTCCTTAAAAACCGGATAGGTCTGGACGTCGCGTCTGTGGGCGAGGCCATTATCGAGCGTGCGGTGCGGCAGCGCAGCATTCTGGCAAAGTCCCAGAGCATCGAAGATTATTGGCAACTTTTGCTCACGTCGGCCACTGAACAACAAGCGTTGATTGAAGCCGTAATCGTGCCTGAGACATGGTTTTTCCGTTATCCGGAATCGTTTGCGACCTTGGGCAAGCTGGCTCAGGCACGCTTGGCTGAACTCATGGGTGTGCGGCCGTTGCGCATTCTCAGCTTGCCGTGTTCCACAGGCGAAGAGCCTTATTCAATCGCCATGGCGTTGTTCGACACCGGGTTGATGCCGCAGCAATTTCAGATTGATGCCGTAGACATCAGCCCGCTATCAATCGAGCGCGCCCAACATGGCATTTACGGAAAGAACTCCTTTCGCGGCGAACACATCGAGTTTCGCGACCGACACTTTAGCGCCAAAGACGACAGCTGGCTGATCAGCGAGCGCGTGCAAGCGCAGGTTAGCTTTCAGCCTGGCAACGTGCTTGATCCCGGTTTGTTTTCCGCTCAGCCAGCCTATGATTTTGTGTTCTGCCGCAATCTGCTGATCTATTTCGACTTGGCGACTCAACAGCGGGTGTTCAACGTGCTCAAAGGCTGGACCCGTGTGGACGGAGTGCTGTTTATTGGCCCTGCTGAAGGGAATTTGCTGGCTCGCTTGGGGATGCGTTCGATCGGCGTTGCGCAGTCGTTCGCCTTCAGTCGCCATGCCGACAACGTTCCGGAGCCAGTCGCCACTGGGGTGGCACCGCCGCTTTCGCGGCCGCTCACGCCCGTGACGTGGCCGTCGACGCCACGCCCGCTGGTAGCCAGGCCGTCAATCACGACCCTGACGCAGCGGTCATCCATTGAACCCGCCGCCGTGGATACCGACGCTGCCAGTCTACTGAGCACCATCGCAGCCCTCGCGAACCAGGGTAGAAGCGCGGAGGCTCGTGCGGGCTGTGAGCGTTTTCTGCAACTGTTTGAACCCTCGGCGCAAGTGTTTTATTGGTTGGGCCTGCTGAGTGATCTTGGTGGTCAGCGCTTAGAGGCGCAAAGCTTGTATCGCAAAGCGCTGTACCTGCAACCGCAACATCCCGAAGCGTTAGCGCAGCTTGCGGCGCTACTCACCTCCCAGGGTGATCTCGCGGGTGCGCGACGATTGCATGAGCGGGCAACTCGGAGCTTGGGCAAGGACGGACATAAACCATGA
- a CDS encoding chemotaxis protein CheW, producing MSAPQNEVSLIQEDTQAIDDCWNRIGIHGVRSCPLLVEHIHCRNCAVYSAAATRLLDRYSLVQEQRIPTHSSKAHNEIKTRSVLIFRLGEEWLGLPTRCLIEVAPLQAIHSLPHQRSRALLGVANVRGALVACVSLVELLGLDSTAVVNPSNRIMPRMLIITAEGGPAVVPVDEVDGIHAIDQGTLDSASNPGQHANAKYTRGVIRWKARSLRLLDEDQLLSAMNRSFS from the coding sequence ATGAGCGCCCCGCAGAATGAGGTGAGCTTGATTCAAGAGGACACTCAGGCAATTGATGATTGCTGGAACCGCATCGGCATTCATGGCGTGCGTTCGTGCCCACTATTGGTCGAGCACATTCATTGTCGTAATTGCGCGGTGTACTCTGCTGCGGCCACGCGGTTGCTGGACCGCTATTCGCTGGTTCAGGAACAACGTATACCGACCCACAGCAGCAAGGCTCATAACGAAATTAAAACCCGGTCGGTTCTTATATTTCGCCTGGGCGAAGAGTGGCTGGGGTTGCCTACCCGCTGTCTGATTGAAGTGGCGCCACTACAGGCTATTCACTCGTTGCCACATCAGCGCTCTCGAGCTTTGCTGGGCGTTGCCAATGTCAGGGGTGCGTTAGTGGCGTGTGTGTCGTTGGTTGAGCTTCTTGGGTTGGACAGTACTGCGGTAGTCAATCCATCAAACCGAATCATGCCTCGCATGTTGATAATTACCGCTGAGGGTGGGCCGGCGGTAGTCCCGGTGGACGAAGTCGACGGTATACACGCCATTGACCAAGGCACCTTGGATTCAGCATCGAATCCTGGTCAGCACGCCAATGCCAAATACACCCGGGGCGTCATCCGCTGGAAAGCCCGCAGTCTGCGCTTGCTCGATGAAGACCAGTTGCTGTCGGCCATGAACCGGAGCTTCTCATGA
- a CDS encoding hybrid sensor histidine kinase/response regulator: protein MTPEQMRDASLFELFALEAEAQTQVLSTGLLALERNPTQADHLEACMRAAHSFKGAARIVGVDAGVSVAHVMEDCLVSAQESRLYLMPEHIDALLLGTDLLLRIATPGSTGVRPEDINAYVLQMNRLLAPTVVVAKSPALPPSLESLLSTSATLTTDFSTADLLAQALRLDALALEVAPAQSAAPTTDVSSASSRVSRRRRQDTEGGERVLRVTAERLNSLLDLSSKALVETQRLKPYLATMQRVKRLQNQSGQALDSLEAKLNEAGASAEVHDALEESRRLLSQAQAMLTQQTAELDEFGWNAGRRAQQLYDTALACRMRPFADVLGGQARMVRDLGRELGKQVRLEIEGEKTQVDRDVLEKLEAPLTHLLRNAVDHGVEFPAERLLAGKPAEGLIRLKASHQAGLLVLEISDDGAGVDLDRLRRSIIERQLSPTETAAQLSEEELLSFLFLPGFSLRETVTEVSGRGVGLDAVQHMVRQLRGSVELEQGAGQGSCFHIEVPLTLSVVRSLVVEVGGEAYAFPLAHIERMRDLKSDEIVQLEGRQHFWHEGRHVGLVAASQLLQRPQSTSVSEVLKVVVIRERDAVYGVAVERFVGERTLVVLPLDPRLGKVQDISAGALLDDGSAVLIIDVEDMLRSVEKLLNTGRLERIDRRSQQVDKAVRKRVLVVDDSLTVRELQRKLLVNRGYEVAVAVDGMDGWNALRAEDFDLLITDIDMPRMDGIELVTLLRRDSRLQSLPVMVVSYKDREEDRRRGLDAGADYYLAKASFHDDALLDAVTELIGSAQG, encoded by the coding sequence ATGACCCCAGAGCAAATGCGCGACGCTTCGTTGTTCGAGCTCTTTGCGTTAGAGGCCGAAGCGCAAACCCAGGTTCTCAGTACGGGGTTGTTGGCGCTGGAGCGCAATCCAACCCAAGCCGATCATCTGGAAGCGTGTATGCGTGCTGCCCATTCGTTCAAAGGTGCGGCGCGGATTGTTGGGGTTGATGCTGGAGTCAGCGTCGCTCATGTAATGGAAGATTGCCTGGTCAGCGCTCAAGAGTCGCGCTTGTACCTGATGCCTGAACATATCGACGCTTTGCTGCTGGGTACTGATTTATTGTTGCGCATCGCCACGCCAGGCAGTACCGGCGTCAGGCCGGAAGATATCAACGCCTACGTGTTGCAAATGAACCGTTTGCTGGCGCCCACGGTTGTAGTTGCAAAGTCGCCCGCGCTGCCGCCATCACTTGAATCTCTACTGTCGACTTCAGCGACTCTTACAACCGACTTTTCGACTGCTGATTTGTTGGCGCAGGCGCTACGGCTTGACGCCTTGGCACTTGAGGTCGCACCCGCGCAGAGCGCGGCACCGACGACTGATGTCAGCTCTGCCTCGTCCCGTGTTTCACGGCGCAGGCGTCAAGACACAGAAGGCGGCGAGCGTGTTTTGCGTGTTACCGCTGAACGTCTGAACAGTCTGCTCGATCTGTCGAGCAAAGCCCTCGTTGAGACCCAGCGGCTCAAACCATATTTAGCGACGATGCAACGGGTCAAACGCCTGCAAAACCAAAGCGGTCAAGCCCTGGACAGTCTTGAAGCGAAGCTTAATGAAGCGGGCGCCAGCGCTGAAGTCCATGACGCACTGGAAGAATCACGGCGTTTGTTATCCCAGGCCCAAGCGATGTTGACCCAGCAAACGGCTGAGCTGGACGAGTTTGGTTGGAATGCCGGTCGGCGTGCCCAACAACTCTACGACACCGCGCTGGCGTGTCGGATGCGACCCTTTGCCGATGTATTAGGCGGGCAAGCTCGCATGGTTCGTGACTTGGGTCGCGAGCTGGGTAAGCAGGTGCGATTAGAGATTGAGGGTGAGAAGACTCAGGTTGACCGCGATGTCTTGGAAAAACTCGAAGCGCCATTGACGCATCTGTTGCGCAATGCAGTTGACCATGGCGTGGAGTTTCCCGCAGAGCGGTTGCTAGCAGGCAAGCCCGCTGAAGGGTTGATCCGCTTGAAAGCTTCCCACCAGGCCGGGTTGTTGGTATTGGAGATCAGCGACGACGGCGCAGGAGTCGATCTGGACAGGCTGCGCCGCAGCATTATCGAGCGCCAGCTATCGCCCACCGAGACCGCCGCACAATTAAGTGAAGAAGAGCTGCTGAGTTTTCTGTTTTTGCCCGGTTTCAGCCTGCGCGAGACGGTCACTGAGGTGTCCGGGCGCGGCGTGGGTCTGGACGCCGTGCAGCATATGGTCCGCCAATTGCGCGGTTCGGTTGAGCTAGAGCAAGGCGCTGGACAGGGCAGCTGTTTTCATATTGAAGTTCCGCTGACGCTGTCGGTAGTCCGTAGCCTTGTGGTGGAAGTCGGTGGTGAGGCTTATGCCTTCCCGTTGGCTCACATCGAGCGCATGCGGGATTTGAAATCCGACGAAATTGTGCAGCTTGAAGGTCGTCAGCATTTTTGGCACGAGGGACGACATGTTGGCCTGGTTGCCGCGAGTCAGCTACTTCAGCGACCGCAGAGCACGTCGGTGTCTGAGGTGCTGAAGGTCGTCGTGATACGCGAACGCGACGCCGTGTATGGCGTGGCCGTGGAGCGCTTCGTCGGCGAGCGAACGCTGGTGGTGCTGCCTCTTGATCCGCGTCTGGGTAAGGTCCAGGACATTTCTGCCGGGGCGTTATTGGACGATGGTTCAGCGGTATTGATCATCGACGTCGAGGACATGTTGAGGTCGGTGGAAAAGCTCCTCAATACAGGGCGACTGGAACGTATTGACCGCCGCAGCCAACAGGTTGATAAGGCGGTGCGCAAGCGCGTGCTGGTAGTGGATGACTCACTGACGGTGAGGGAGCTGCAGCGCAAGTTGCTGGTCAACCGTGGCTATGAAGTGGCTGTTGCAGTCGACGGCATGGACGGTTGGAACGCGTTGCGTGCCGAGGATTTCGATTTGTTGATCACAGACATCGATATGCCACGCATGGACGGCATCGAACTGGTGACGTTGCTGCGTCGCGACAGCCGTTTGCAATCTTTGCCGGTGATGGTGGTTTCCTACAAAGATCGAGAAGAAGATCGTCGGCGCGGCCTGGATGCTGGCGCGGATTACTACCTGGCCAAAGCCAGCTTCCATGACGATGCCCTGCTGGACGCGGTCACGGAGTTGATAGGGAGTGCGCAAGGATGA